From Candidatus Afararchaeum irisae, a single genomic window includes:
- a CDS encoding deoxyhypusine synthase yields MDKDDSDSREHVLPGTDEEISTPDVRGYDFRGEFDFREMLDAYATTGFQATQLAEAIDIAERMQEEDATVYLTFTSNIISSGLRETVAYLVREGYVDVVITTSGSLTEDVIKTEMPFKMGEWETDEEELREKGINRLGNIFVPSDRYVWLEEYLYDFFDDFFAEEKVRTPTEFARELGETLDDEDSVLKQAADNDVPVYCPALTDAEVGNFLYFYRQSYDSEVGIEILDDYDSLIEDGLLAEKTGLIAVGGGVPKHHAIMTNLFRGGADYVVYISTGMEGDGSLSGAPPNEAVSWGKIKEEQTNYTQVEAEATLVFPLLVASAFKK; encoded by the coding sequence ATGGATAAAGACGACTCTGACTCCCGTGAACACGTCCTTCCCGGGACTGACGAGGAGATCAGTACCCCCGACGTACGTGGATACGACTTCCGTGGCGAGTTCGACTTCCGTGAGATGCTCGATGCTTACGCTACGACGGGGTTCCAGGCAACCCAGCTAGCAGAAGCAATTGATATCGCCGAACGTATGCAGGAAGAGGACGCGACGGTCTATCTCACGTTTACCTCGAACATCATCTCGTCGGGGCTACGTGAGACAGTCGCTTATCTCGTCCGAGAGGGGTACGTCGACGTCGTTATCACGACTTCGGGATCGCTGACCGAGGACGTCATCAAGACCGAGATGCCGTTCAAGATGGGAGAGTGGGAGACAGACGAGGAGGAGCTACGTGAAAAGGGCATCAACCGTCTGGGAAATATCTTCGTCCCGTCGGATCGGTACGTCTGGCTGGAGGAGTACCTCTACGACTTCTTCGACGACTTCTTCGCCGAGGAGAAGGTCAGGACACCCACCGAGTTCGCTCGTGAGCTCGGCGAGACCCTCGACGACGAGGACTCAGTTCTCAAACAAGCCGCCGACAACGACGTCCCCGTCTACTGTCCCGCTCTGACAGACGCCGAGGTCGGCAACTTCCTCTACTTCTACCGGCAGAGCTACGACTCGGAGGTCGGAATCGAGATACTCGACGACTACGACTCGCTCATCGAGGACGGCTTACTCGCTGAAAAGACGGGTCTGATCGCGGTCGGGGGCGGAGTCCCGAAACACCACGCCATAATGACCAACCTCTTCAGAGGCGGAGCCGACTACGTCGTCTACATATCCACGGGAATGGAGGGCGACGGATCGCTGTCGGGAGCACCACCCAACGAGGCTGTCTCTTGGGGAAAGATAAAGGAGGAACAGACCAACTACACACAGGTCGAAGCAGAGGCGACACTCGTATTCCCTCTACTCGTTGCTAGCGCGTTTAAGAAGTAG
- a CDS encoding [LysW]-lysine hydrolase: protein MTSVSLSSDEEIEFFKGFVERYSPSENEGEARDYLLEELPEMGFEVETDSVGNVIASVGNTEDESSDEILLTSHMDTVPGEIPVSIEGGKMYGRGTVDAKGPLSSMILGAARHAETDTDRRITVAAVVEEEKSGRGARYLSQNREEPDFLINGEPSGWDTVTLGYRGILRLRYRVTGEVIHTARPGVNAIEDVIDFWNAVKTVADDEDGFRSLQAKPTNIESDSDGFELRSELRGNIRIPPSHSVDELKSEVREHVGDGDLYFGESTEPVMADRSNPVVRAFTRSIRDEDGDMGLSVKTGTSDMNVFAESWDCPMVTYGPGDSNLDHTPDEHIEIAEFRNAVDVIENAVDNLA from the coding sequence ATGACATCCGTCTCATTATCTTCCGACGAGGAGATTGAGTTCTTCAAGGGATTCGTAGAGAGATACAGCCCGTCAGAGAACGAGGGCGAGGCACGTGACTACCTACTCGAAGAGCTTCCAGAGATGGGGTTCGAGGTCGAGACCGACTCGGTAGGGAACGTCATAGCGAGTGTCGGAAACACAGAAGACGAGAGTTCCGACGAGATACTCCTCACGAGCCACATGGACACGGTTCCGGGAGAGATTCCCGTGAGCATAGAGGGTGGTAAGATGTACGGACGCGGGACTGTCGATGCCAAGGGTCCACTCTCCTCGATGATACTCGGAGCGGCGCGCCACGCCGAGACTGATACCGACAGACGTATCACCGTCGCGGCAGTCGTCGAGGAGGAGAAGTCAGGACGCGGAGCGCGGTACCTGTCACAGAACCGCGAAGAGCCCGACTTCCTCATAAACGGCGAGCCGTCGGGCTGGGACACGGTAACACTCGGATACCGTGGCATACTCCGTCTGCGTTACCGTGTCACCGGGGAGGTTATACATACAGCACGTCCGGGTGTTAATGCGATAGAGGACGTCATCGATTTCTGGAACGCCGTCAAGACAGTCGCTGACGACGAGGACGGCTTCCGGAGTTTACAGGCTAAGCCCACCAACATAGAGTCCGACTCCGACGGCTTCGAACTCAGGTCGGAGCTCCGTGGCAACATACGTATACCTCCGAGCCACTCTGTCGACGAACTCAAGAGCGAAGTCAGGGAACACGTCGGAGACGGCGACCTCTACTTCGGAGAGTCGACGGAGCCCGTTATGGCTGACAGATCGAACCCCGTCGTGCGTGCCTTCACGCGGTCGATACGTGACGAGGACGGCGACATGGGTCTCTCGGTCAAGACGGGGACGAGTGACATGAACGTCTTCGCCGAGTCGTGGGACTGTCCGATGGTGACCTACGGACCCGGCGACTCGAACCTCGACCACACCCCCGACGAACACATAGAGATAGCCGAGTTCAGGAACGCAGTCGACGTGATAGAGAACGCCGTGGATAATCTGGCGTAG
- a CDS encoding acetylglutamate/acetylaminoadipate kinase, translating into MTFVVKIGGTSGVDPENVLDDLAGIEEDSFVVVHGGSGVVDGLHERLGTEPTYVTSASGVKGRFTDEDSMEIFKMAMPGLVNTDLVEGLQSRGVDAVGLSGVDGRLLEGERKDTVIVKEDGRKKVMRGDHSGKIEKVNDELLSMHLDAGYTPVVSVPMISYEGTAVNTDADRSAAAVAGALGSRLAILSDVPGLLRDPDDEDSLIEEVGYDEIDDVIEKYAEGKMKKKVMAAREALDKGATEVVFASANVESPVTQALEGNGTVFTNKND; encoded by the coding sequence ATGACATTCGTAGTCAAGATAGGTGGCACGAGCGGCGTAGATCCCGAGAACGTCCTCGACGACTTAGCCGGTATAGAAGAAGACAGCTTCGTAGTCGTCCACGGTGGAAGCGGTGTAGTCGACGGGCTCCACGAGAGGCTCGGAACCGAGCCGACGTATGTCACGAGCGCGTCGGGAGTCAAGGGACGTTTCACAGACGAGGACTCGATGGAGATCTTCAAGATGGCTATGCCCGGTCTCGTAAACACCGACCTCGTCGAGGGGCTCCAGTCACGCGGTGTCGACGCAGTCGGTCTCTCGGGAGTCGACGGACGTCTTCTAGAGGGGGAGAGAAAGGACACCGTGATAGTCAAGGAAGACGGCAGGAAGAAGGTCATGAGAGGGGATCACTCGGGCAAGATAGAGAAGGTCAACGACGAACTCCTCTCTATGCATCTCGACGCCGGCTACACCCCCGTAGTCTCGGTTCCCATGATCTCGTACGAGGGTACGGCTGTCAACACAGACGCCGACAGGTCGGCGGCGGCAGTCGCGGGAGCACTCGGAAGCCGTCTCGCCATACTCTCCGACGTCCCGGGTCTTCTGCGTGACCCCGACGACGAAGACAGCTTGATCGAGGAGGTCGGCTACGACGAGATAGACGACGTCATAGAGAAGTACGCCGAGGGTAAGATGAAGAAGAAGGTCATGGCGGCGCGTGAGGCTCTCGACAAGGGAGCGACCGAAGTCGTCTTCGCATCGGCGAACGTAGAGTCACCCGTGACTCAAGCACTCGAAGGAAACGGAACTGTATTCACTAATAAGAATGACTGA
- a CDS encoding aspartate aminotransferase family protein, protein MTDDSQEIIQREKRYEGVFSKKPITVESGDGVYVYDHDGNEYLDFGASYGVMAVGHSNPEVVDAIKEQAERFTYTQASYATPERGKLMERLVEITPEALDKVFLTNAGTEANETAIKFARGSTDDDSRKVVAAKRGFHGRTYGSISATWKSKYREPFEPVVPEFEFASYNDVDDLKETVDDETAMVLLEPIQGEGGIYPADEEYLEAARDLCDDHGAYLVFDEIQAGLGRTGEIWSHEHYDVTPDALTTAKSLGGGTPISAVVYTEEMAEIPKGSHGGTYCGNPVTSAAARASLDYIVENDLAENAKKMGERLTSGIEGLDSDRIVDVRGKGLMVGVQVRGRSGRYLSQLAKNGILALSAGVNVIRFLPPLTVEEEHVDRVVETIEEVL, encoded by the coding sequence ATGACTGACGACAGCCAGGAGATAATTCAGAGGGAGAAGAGATACGAGGGAGTCTTCTCGAAGAAGCCCATAACCGTGGAGTCGGGTGACGGCGTCTACGTCTACGACCACGACGGAAACGAGTACCTCGACTTCGGAGCGTCGTACGGAGTGATGGCGGTCGGACACTCGAACCCCGAGGTAGTCGATGCGATAAAGGAACAGGCGGAGAGATTCACCTACACACAGGCTTCGTACGCCACCCCCGAGAGAGGAAAGCTGATGGAACGTCTCGTCGAGATCACGCCCGAGGCTCTCGACAAGGTCTTCCTCACGAACGCCGGAACCGAGGCGAACGAGACCGCTATCAAGTTCGCGAGGGGGTCGACTGACGACGACAGCCGGAAGGTAGTCGCCGCGAAGAGAGGTTTCCACGGACGTACTTACGGCTCTATATCGGCGACGTGGAAGTCGAAGTACAGGGAGCCCTTCGAGCCCGTCGTCCCCGAGTTCGAGTTCGCGTCTTACAACGACGTAGACGACCTCAAGGAGACTGTCGACGACGAGACTGCGATGGTACTCCTCGAACCCATACAGGGCGAGGGCGGCATATACCCCGCCGACGAGGAGTACTTAGAAGCGGCGCGTGACCTGTGTGACGACCACGGCGCTTACCTCGTCTTCGACGAGATACAGGCGGGTCTCGGAAGGACGGGTGAGATCTGGAGCCACGAGCATTACGACGTCACCCCCGACGCTCTGACGACGGCGAAGTCGCTCGGAGGGGGCACTCCGATAAGCGCAGTCGTCTACACAGAAGAGATGGCGGAGATACCGAAGGGAAGCCACGGCGGAACCTACTGTGGAAACCCCGTGACCTCGGCGGCGGCACGTGCGTCTCTCGACTACATAGTCGAGAACGACCTCGCCGAGAACGCGAAGAAGATGGGGGAACGTCTCACCTCGGGGATAGAAGGACTCGACTCAGACAGGATAGTCGACGTACGTGGGAAGGGTCTGATGGTCGGCGTCCAGGTCAGGGGAAGAAGCGGACGGTACCTGTCTCAGCTTGCGAAGAACGGCATACTCGCACTCTCGGCGGGTGTCAACGTGATACGGTTCCTTCCCCCCCTTACTGTCGAGGAAGAACACGTCGACAGGGTAGTCGAGACGATCGAAGAAGTTCTGTAA
- the argC gene encoding N-acetyl-gamma-glutamyl-phosphate reductase, whose protein sequence is MIQASIIGGSGYTGGELLRLLVEHPEVEVSQVTSRSYERATVETLHPNLRGKTNLRFTSPDDLEEVDVLFTATPHGYTMEELPDLLEYGEKIIDLSGDYRLDDPADYDRWYDPHPNTDLLDDAVYGIPELYREDIRDSDLIAAPGCNATAAILGLYPLVEEDIVDEDDNVVLDVKTSSSAGGASANKASHHAERSRTVRPYAPTSHRHQAEITQETGLDVSMTVHAIELVRGIASTAHVFPEEDVSKADLKRAYKSTYSDEPFVRIANSRRGVYRYPEPKIVEGTNYCDVGFEIGDGRVVAFSAIDNMMKGSAGTAVQDMNIAFGFDETAGLEHTGLHPV, encoded by the coding sequence ATGATTCAAGCTAGCATCATAGGCGGAAGCGGATACACGGGCGGAGAGCTTCTCCGTCTTCTCGTAGAGCATCCCGAGGTAGAGGTCAGCCAGGTCACGTCACGGTCTTACGAGAGGGCGACAGTCGAGACTCTACATCCCAACCTCAGGGGGAAGACTAACCTGAGGTTCACGAGTCCGGACGACCTCGAAGAGGTAGATGTCCTCTTCACAGCAACTCCCCACGGCTACACGATGGAGGAGCTTCCCGACCTCCTCGAATACGGCGAGAAGATAATAGACCTCAGCGGCGACTACCGTCTCGACGACCCCGCCGACTACGACAGATGGTACGACCCGCATCCCAACACGGATCTTCTCGACGACGCCGTATACGGGATACCCGAGCTCTACAGGGAAGATATCCGCGACTCCGACCTCATCGCCGCGCCGGGCTGTAACGCGACTGCGGCGATACTCGGTCTCTATCCTCTCGTCGAGGAGGATATCGTGGACGAAGACGACAACGTCGTACTAGACGTCAAGACGAGTTCGAGCGCGGGAGGAGCGAGCGCGAACAAGGCGTCGCACCACGCCGAGAGGTCAAGGACGGTACGTCCGTACGCTCCGACGAGCCATAGACACCAGGCGGAGATCACCCAGGAGACGGGGCTCGACGTGAGCATGACCGTCCACGCCATAGAGCTAGTGCGTGGAATAGCGTCGACGGCACATGTCTTCCCCGAGGAAGACGTATCAAAGGCTGACCTCAAGAGAGCCTACAAGTCGACCTACTCCGACGAACCCTTCGTACGTATAGCCAACTCGCGCCGCGGTGTCTACAGATACCCCGAGCCGAAGATAGTCGAGGGAACCAACTACTGTGACGTCGGATTCGAGATCGGAGATGGTCGCGTGGTGGCGTTCTCCGCGATAGACAACATGATGAAGGGAAGCGCGGGAACCGCTGTGCAGGACATGAACATCGCGTTCGGATTCGACGAGACAGCCGGGTTAGAACACACGGGACTACATCCAGTATGA